The following are from one region of the Coffea eugenioides isolate CCC68of chromosome 2, Ceug_1.0, whole genome shotgun sequence genome:
- the LOC113758620 gene encoding adenylate isopentenyltransferase 5, chloroplastic-like: MGCFGGIFNKNKVIFIMGATGTGKSRLSIDLATQIPAEIINSDKIQVYKGLDIVTNKVTEKEREGVPHHLLGEVEPDSDFTTRDFSYEALSAIDRILDSGRFPIIVGGSNSFLEALVEDPLYKFKSRFACCFIWIDVSLPVLFSYVSKRVDQMVDAGLVEEVGEIFDPEADYGRGIRRAIGVPEMDEYFRAEAKMDETSKETLLASAIEEIKSNTCKLACRQVEKIQRLKNELRWPISRIDATVVFEKTSGEEADNAWNMCVLDPCMEILSPFLNA, from the exons ATGGGTTGCTTTGGCGGTATCTTCAACAAGAACAAGGTGATCTTCATCATGGGAGCCACAGGAACTGGAAAATCCCGTCTGTCAATCGACCTGGCAACCCAAATTCCTGCTGAGATTATAAACTCGGACAAAATACAAGTGTACAAGGGACTTGACATTGTGACCAACAAGGTTACCGAGAAGGAGAGAGAAGGGGTGCCGCACCATTTGCTGGGAGAAGTGGAGCCTGATTCCGACTTCACTACTCGTGACTTCTCTTACGAGGCACTCTCAGCCATAGACAGGATTCTGGACTCTGGTCGATTCCCAATCATTGTTGGTGGATCCAATTCGTTTCTCGAAGCACTTGTGGAGGACCCTCTTTACAAGTTCAAATCAAGATTCGCTTGTTGCTTCATTTGGATTGATGTTTCCCTACCCGTTCTTTTTTCCTATGTCTCCAAAAGAGTTGATCAGATGGTGGATGCAG GCCTAGTTGAAGAAGTTGGAGAAATATTTGATCCGGAGGCAGATTATGGCAGAGGCATTCGACGGGCAATTGGAGTCCCTGAAATGGACGAGTACTTTCGGGCGGAGGCAAAAATGGACGAAACAAGCAAGGAGACGTTGCTGGCTTCAGCTATTGAAGAAATTAAGAGCAACACTTGCAAATTAGCTTGCCGTCAGGTGGAGAAGATTCAGAGGCTAAAGAACGAGCTTAGATGGCCCATAAGCCGCATCGATGCTACAGTTGTGTTCGAGAAAACAAGCGGAGAAGAAGCTGATAATGCATGGAATATGTGCGTCCTCGACCCATGCATGGAGATACTCAGTCCATTTCTCAATGCATAG